A genomic segment from Glycine soja cultivar W05 chromosome 20, ASM419377v2, whole genome shotgun sequence encodes:
- the LOC114401493 gene encoding uncharacterized protein LOC114401493, with protein sequence MGKKGGAKKLESVSHTPISLREEATGKIQTKAASNTKSKLRFEHLKNLAVWATAIPSLGAFYGHQFAAFGEATGIPPDPSLITCQRCETILQPGFNSTVRIEKNQSKLRHRHKKSGNITQNKVVYKCHFCLHQNLKRGTPKGHIKGICPSKDKSSLESTPPSKSITSDSSKLEKGILSKDEANEINVFPLRDVANVDGLATPSSTNTTTLSKKAIKTINKSAKQVAKSASTSNKRRRKSWTSLKEIAQSNEHKNNPIANLTIPFFL encoded by the exons ATGGGCAAGAAAGGAGGGGCCAAAAAATTAGAGTCTGTGTCTCACACTCCAATATCATTGAGGGAAGAAGCCACCGGAAAAATACAAACCAAGGCAGCCTCAAACACCAAGTCCAAATTGAGATTTGAGCACTTGAAAAACCTAGCAGTGTGGGCCACCGCCATACCATCTTTGGGTGCCTTCTATGGACACCAATTCGCCGCCTTTGGAGAGGCCACTGGAATACCACCCGATCCTTCTTTAATAACTTGCCAAAG ATGTGAAACTATTCTTCAACCTGGATTTAATTCAACTGTACGAATTGAGAAGAATCAATCAAAGCTCAGGCATAGACACAAGAAGTCTGGTAACATCACTCAAAACAAGGTAGTGTACAAGTGCCATTTTTGTTTGCATCAGAATCTGAAGAGAGGGACTCCTAAGGGACACATAAAAGGAATCTGTCCATCAAAAGATAAATCATCGTTAGAGTCAACACCTCCATCAAAATCCATCACAAGTGATTCTTCTAAATTAGAGAAAGGCATTTTAAGCAAAGATGAAGCCAATGAAATAAATGTGTTTCCTTTACGAGATGTAGCTAACGTGGACGGTTTAGCTACTCCGTCAAGTACAAATACGACAACTTTGTCTAAAAAGGCTATTAAAACTATAAACAAGTCTGCAAAACAAGTAGCAAAATCTGCAAGTACATCCAACAAAAGACGAAGAAAATCTTGGACTAGTTTAAAGGAAATTGCTCAGAGCAACGAGCATAAGAACAATCCGATTGCTAATTTAACGATCCCATTCTTTTTATAA
- the LOC114403336 gene encoding uncharacterized membrane protein At3g27390 isoform X1: MAPAGILSKLWSFISFLPFFFLLFILGIIKGALIGPIAFSIIVIGNSAVIIGLWSAHFVWTYYCVARLYFLSKLQHLCSSIDLSLQFLFTLLKTLAFDNRTNRFGLVFKLVVLMCLPIPLLLWPIVGIVGSLLGGIGYGFFAPLLATFQAVGKGENVNQKFHHCFIDGCRSTIERSYTVVQDVTDFCFHSYFSYMDELRENLPHHEKPLDIQLSLLPCCLLVIMVGVPLDMALITCIAIWKSPYMLFIGWKRLLEDLIGRKGPFLETECVPFAGLAIILWPLAVVVAVLAATIFSLFLALYSGVVVHQEDSVKMGFAYIVSVVSLFDEYVNDLLYLREGSCFPRPIYRRNKSHTIERKNLGGGDNDLRNWRDGSQNSKHAIQQSRSLKWRIQQYRPVQVWDWLFKSCEVNGRILLRDGLVSVGEVEECILKGNCKKLSIKLPAWSLLQCLLTSAKSNSDGLVISDDVVLTRMNGPKDGVFEWFIGPLLIIKEQLKNLELEETEETCLKELVMKCKNELPEEWDSTGFPSDDTVRRAQLQAIIRRLQGIVASMSRMPTFRRRFRNLIKVLYIEALQAGASASHIGGTLIPKHREKGSIQSKDNVDELDEPSNEC; encoded by the exons ATGGCACCTGCAGGTATATTGAGCAAGTTGTGGAGCTTTATTTCTTTCCTTCCATTCTTCTTCTTGCTCTTTATCCTTGGCATCATAAAAG GTGCACTGATAGGTCCAATTGCATTTTCCATTATTGTCATTGGAAATTCTGCTGTTATCATTGGACTTTGGAGTGCACATTTTGTTTGGACATACTACTGTGTGGCAAGGTTGTATTTTCTTTCCAAATTGCAACATTTATGTTCTTCTATTGatctttctcttcaatttcttttcacccTTTTGAAAACTTTGGCCTTTGACAATAGAACAAATAGGTTCGGACTGGTTTTCAAGCTTGTGGTGCTCATGTGTTTGCCAATTCCTCTGTTACTTTGGCCAATAGTGGGTATTGTTGGAAGCCTTTTAGGTGGAATTGGATATGGGTTTTTTGCTCCTCTTCTTGCAACTTTTCAGGCTGTAGGGAAGGGAGAGAATGTTAACCAGAAATTTCACCACTGCTTCATT GATGGTTGTCGGTCAACAATTGAAAGAAGCTACACAGTGGTTCAAGATGTCACAGACTTCTGCTTTCACTCCTATTTTTCATACATGGATGAACTAAGAGAAAACTTACCCCATCATGAAAAGCCGTTAGATATCCA ACTGTCATTATTGCCATGTTGCTTGTTGGTGATCATGGTTGGCGTGCCATTGGATATGGCTTTAATCACATGTATTGCTATATGGAAGAGTCCATACATGCTGTTCATAGGGTGGAAAAGGCTATTAGAAGATTTGATTGGAAGAAAGGGACCATTCTTAGAAACTGAATGTGTCCCATTTGCTGGCCTTGCCATCATTCTCTGGCCTTTGGCTGTTGTAGTGGCTGTATTAGCAGCAACCATTTTCAGCCTTTTTCTTGCCCTATATAGTGGAGTAGTTGTCCATCAG gAAGACTCAGTGAAGATGGGGTTTGCCTACATTGTGTCTGTGGTTTCACTTTTTGATGAATATGTAAATGATTTACTCTACTTGAGAGAGGGATCCTGCTTTCCCAG GCCGATATACCGTAGAAACAAGAGTCATACTATTGAGAGGAAAAACCTTGGAGGAGGTGATAATGATTTGAGAAATTGGAGGGATGGTTCACAAAATTCGAAACATGCCATACAACAATCCAGAAGTCTGAAATGGAGAATTCAGCAATATAGACCTGTGCAG GTATGGGACTGGCTGTTCAAGTCATGTGAGGTGAATGGCAGGATACTCCTCCGCGATGGTCTTGTAAGTGTTGGGGAAGTTGAGGAATGCATTTTGAAAGGCAATTGCAAAAAGTTAAGCATCAAATTACCGGCTTGGTCTTTGCTGCAATGTCTTCTAACTTCTGCAAAATCCAATTCAGATGGATTGGTGATCT CCGATGACGTAGTGTTGACGAGGATGAATGGACCAAAGGATGGAGTGTTTGAGTGGTTTATTGGACCTCTACTGATTATAAAAGAGCAGCTAAAGAACCTTGAGTTGGAGGAAACTGAAGAGACTTGCCTGAAAGAACTAGTCATGAAATGCAAAAATGAATTGCCAGAGGAGTGGGATAGCACTGGATTCCCATCTGATGATACTGTCAGGAGAGCGCAATTGCAAGCCATAATTAGAAG gCTGCAGGGGATTGTTGCTTCCATGTCCCGAATGCCAACTTTTCGAAGAAGATTCAGGAATTTAATCAAGGTTTTGTACATAGAAGCATTGCAGGCTGGTGCTTCAGCTAGCCATATTGGAGGCACTCTAATTCCCAAGCACAGGGAGAAGGGCTCAATTCAAAGCAAAGACAATGTTGATGAACTTGATGAACCCAGCAATGAATGTTGA
- the LOC114403336 gene encoding uncharacterized membrane protein At3g27390 isoform X2 yields MAPAGILSKLWSFISFLPFFFLLFILGIIKGALIGPIAFSIIVIGNSAVIIGLWSAHFVWTYYCVARTNRFGLVFKLVVLMCLPIPLLLWPIVGIVGSLLGGIGYGFFAPLLATFQAVGKGENVNQKFHHCFIDGCRSTIERSYTVVQDVTDFCFHSYFSYMDELRENLPHHEKPLDIQLSLLPCCLLVIMVGVPLDMALITCIAIWKSPYMLFIGWKRLLEDLIGRKGPFLETECVPFAGLAIILWPLAVVVAVLAATIFSLFLALYSGVVVHQEDSVKMGFAYIVSVVSLFDEYVNDLLYLREGSCFPRPIYRRNKSHTIERKNLGGGDNDLRNWRDGSQNSKHAIQQSRSLKWRIQQYRPVQVWDWLFKSCEVNGRILLRDGLVSVGEVEECILKGNCKKLSIKLPAWSLLQCLLTSAKSNSDGLVISDDVVLTRMNGPKDGVFEWFIGPLLIIKEQLKNLELEETEETCLKELVMKCKNELPEEWDSTGFPSDDTVRRAQLQAIIRRLQGIVASMSRMPTFRRRFRNLIKVLYIEALQAGASASHIGGTLIPKHREKGSIQSKDNVDELDEPSNEC; encoded by the exons ATGGCACCTGCAGGTATATTGAGCAAGTTGTGGAGCTTTATTTCTTTCCTTCCATTCTTCTTCTTGCTCTTTATCCTTGGCATCATAAAAG GTGCACTGATAGGTCCAATTGCATTTTCCATTATTGTCATTGGAAATTCTGCTGTTATCATTGGACTTTGGAGTGCACATTTTGTTTGGACATACTACTGTGTGGCAAG AACAAATAGGTTCGGACTGGTTTTCAAGCTTGTGGTGCTCATGTGTTTGCCAATTCCTCTGTTACTTTGGCCAATAGTGGGTATTGTTGGAAGCCTTTTAGGTGGAATTGGATATGGGTTTTTTGCTCCTCTTCTTGCAACTTTTCAGGCTGTAGGGAAGGGAGAGAATGTTAACCAGAAATTTCACCACTGCTTCATT GATGGTTGTCGGTCAACAATTGAAAGAAGCTACACAGTGGTTCAAGATGTCACAGACTTCTGCTTTCACTCCTATTTTTCATACATGGATGAACTAAGAGAAAACTTACCCCATCATGAAAAGCCGTTAGATATCCA ACTGTCATTATTGCCATGTTGCTTGTTGGTGATCATGGTTGGCGTGCCATTGGATATGGCTTTAATCACATGTATTGCTATATGGAAGAGTCCATACATGCTGTTCATAGGGTGGAAAAGGCTATTAGAAGATTTGATTGGAAGAAAGGGACCATTCTTAGAAACTGAATGTGTCCCATTTGCTGGCCTTGCCATCATTCTCTGGCCTTTGGCTGTTGTAGTGGCTGTATTAGCAGCAACCATTTTCAGCCTTTTTCTTGCCCTATATAGTGGAGTAGTTGTCCATCAG gAAGACTCAGTGAAGATGGGGTTTGCCTACATTGTGTCTGTGGTTTCACTTTTTGATGAATATGTAAATGATTTACTCTACTTGAGAGAGGGATCCTGCTTTCCCAG GCCGATATACCGTAGAAACAAGAGTCATACTATTGAGAGGAAAAACCTTGGAGGAGGTGATAATGATTTGAGAAATTGGAGGGATGGTTCACAAAATTCGAAACATGCCATACAACAATCCAGAAGTCTGAAATGGAGAATTCAGCAATATAGACCTGTGCAG GTATGGGACTGGCTGTTCAAGTCATGTGAGGTGAATGGCAGGATACTCCTCCGCGATGGTCTTGTAAGTGTTGGGGAAGTTGAGGAATGCATTTTGAAAGGCAATTGCAAAAAGTTAAGCATCAAATTACCGGCTTGGTCTTTGCTGCAATGTCTTCTAACTTCTGCAAAATCCAATTCAGATGGATTGGTGATCT CCGATGACGTAGTGTTGACGAGGATGAATGGACCAAAGGATGGAGTGTTTGAGTGGTTTATTGGACCTCTACTGATTATAAAAGAGCAGCTAAAGAACCTTGAGTTGGAGGAAACTGAAGAGACTTGCCTGAAAGAACTAGTCATGAAATGCAAAAATGAATTGCCAGAGGAGTGGGATAGCACTGGATTCCCATCTGATGATACTGTCAGGAGAGCGCAATTGCAAGCCATAATTAGAAG gCTGCAGGGGATTGTTGCTTCCATGTCCCGAATGCCAACTTTTCGAAGAAGATTCAGGAATTTAATCAAGGTTTTGTACATAGAAGCATTGCAGGCTGGTGCTTCAGCTAGCCATATTGGAGGCACTCTAATTCCCAAGCACAGGGAGAAGGGCTCAATTCAAAGCAAAGACAATGTTGATGAACTTGATGAACCCAGCAATGAATGTTGA
- the LOC114403337 gene encoding uncharacterized protein LOC114403337, with product MPDFNGGEVVANSTDEENNSADGDNTVLSTRQLQKYGPRSVRNEQVRNRKRISEALLHSKESASASHATCSKANTSGIWKAKPRFSLASVLRKSGGIGHSISNIESLPEIVKAVDPRASANLDGNHLEDDDRIEINSDIAPAETEAFPHGFNLAPMADLFDNLQDKADQETVINSEDSPEPVDSGSSSDKEVSGLHKKITYPGKKMQTMAERFEEALGTSSVITEGTHVGALNSLRPGIFGKLQQMMLKEKETDMDFWKKLQAEARPDSCFCRIFCYKITPKEWVVVAAKAVKAPLSLVQGFATMLTLKLGT from the exons ATGCCTGACTTCAACGGGGGAGAGGTGGTTGCCAATTCGACGGATGAAGAAAACAATTCTGCAGATGGG GATAACACTGTACTATCAACCAGACAGCTCCAAAAGTACGGTCCAAGATCTGTCAGAAATGAACAAGttagaaatagaaaaagaatttcTGAAGCACTGTTACATTCCAAAGAAAGTGCCTCAGCATCCCATGCTACATGCTCCAAAGCAAATACATCTG GGATTTGGAAAGCTAAGCCAAGATTTTCATTGGCATCAGTGTTACGTAAAAGTGGGGGCATTGGTCATTCAATCTCCAATATTGAGAGCTTGCCTGAAATTGTAAAAGCTGTTGATCCTAGAGCTTCTGCAAATTTAGATGGAAATCATCTAGAAGATGATGACAGAATTGAAATAAATTCAGATATTGCGCCTGCTGAAACAGAAGCTTTTCCTCATGGATTTAATCTGGCCCCAATGGCTGATCTTTTTGACAATCTCCAAGATAAGGCTGATCAG GAGACAGTCATTAACAGTGAAGATTCCCCTGAACCTGTGGATAGTGGATCATCAAGTGACAAAGAG GTAAGTGGTCTACACAAGAAAATTACTTACCCTGGAAAGAAAATGCAGACCATGGCAGAACGATTTGAAGAAGCTTTAGGGACATCCTCTGTTATCACTGAAGGGACACATGTTGGAGCACTTAATTCATTGAG ACCTGGAATATTTGGAAAACTACAGCAGATGAtgctgaaagaaaaagaaacagacATGGACTTCTGGAAAAAGTTACAAGCCGAAGCTAGGCCAGATA GTTGTTTTTGCAGAATTTTCTGTTACAAGATAACTCCAAAGGAATGGGTTGTGGTGGCCGCAAAAGCAGTCAAAGCACCATTATCTTTAGTCCAAGGGTTTGCAACAATGTTGACCTTGAAGTTGGGAACTTGA